A region of the Rhodothermales bacterium genome:
TGCCCTCATTGCGCGACACGGCGCAGATTCCAGCCTGGCCGCTGCAATCGGCAAGGATGTGAAGGGGTTGATTTCCATGGTGGCCTATGTGGCGGCCATCCCGCTCGCCTTCTGGAACGAGTGGGTATCCTGCAGCATCTATGTGCTCGTCGCCGTGATGTGGCTCGTGCCCGACCGGCGCATCGAGCGCATCATGGAGGCGTGAGCGGTAATCGTCATGAAAATCACACCGATCGTTATGCTCGCCCTGGCGCTGACGAGCGCGGGATGCGACGCCGTATCGAGCGAAGACGCCGCCCCGGCGGTGGCGATCACGACCGACAGCGAGGCGTATACGCTGGAGCGAACGGCGTATGGGCACCGGCTCGCGATACGTATCGAAGTGGCCAACGCCGGCGCCGAGCCCGTCTATCTGCAGCGGATGTGCGGCAATGGGTCTGCGCCGGCGCGCTCCTTCGAACGCGTCCCTCAGACGGACGTACCCGTCCTGCTGGACAACGTTGCCTGCGCGTTGCCGGGCGGGACGACAGCCATGGCGCCCATTTACGTGGCACCCGGTGATCGCTTTATCGATGACGTCGTCTTCGAAAGCGGGTTTGTCAGGGAAGGACGATATACCAACCGCGACACGAAAACGGGCACATTCCGCATAAACTATGTGGTTTTGACTGCCCGACGCAAACGGACCCAAACGCTCTTTGAGCCCATGTCGGAACCGTATTTCTCCAATGCATTCGAGGTCAGCCTGGCCAATTAAATGACGCTTCCCGGAGATGCAGTCCCTGTTTCGGTCGATGTGTCGGCATCCGACGTGCTGAAGGGCATCGCTGAAATAAACGGACTGCTGGAGGCCACCGAAGAAACGGTCGATTTTGTCTACCGGACCAAAAGCCTGCTGGGCGAGCTGTCCGAAGTGCTGCGGGTGCCCATGCCGCTGGATGACTTGCGCGACGTGGAGTACGTAAAAACCGCGATCGGCGCCCGGCTGGTGTTTAAGCCCCGCAGGCTCGAAATCCTGGATTTACTGCCCGGCGAGCACACGCGAGAGGTGGTGTTTAAGGTCCGGCGCGGAGATCGCGCGGAGGCGGATCGCCTGGCGGCGTATCTCAAATACCGCCTCTACGAGCAAAACGTCGGCGACGATGTCGTGCCGTTTACGCTGCCCGACAAAGGCATGGGCCTCATTCATGTGAACGGCCTGGCCTACCTCGAGGACGAGTTTCTCGTGCTGGAGGTGATGGAACGCACCGCCGTGGGCACGACCGAGGAGCACCATGTCATCAAGATCGAGTTGAAGGCGTTGCTCCGCGTGCAGTACAACCCCGGCGTGTTGAAGGATGTGCTCACCGTTCGTCCGAAAGGCCGCGAATTGTTCGACGCCTTGCCGGGCAAAAGCGATGTCGAAGTCGAACTCACCGTCCGCCGGCGCCACCGCGAAGCCGGCGAGGCGCTGACGCGCCGCGTGCAGGCCTACCTGGAAAGCGCCCGGCTCGGCTCGAACCGCACCTCGTAACGCAAACCTTGAGCTGGAATACGGGCAAAACCCATGGAAGAACCTGTCGATCGGCTCCGCGCCCTGTGCATGGCGCTGCCCGAGGCCTGGGAGAAGATCGCCTGGAGCGAGCCGACCTTCCGGGTGAAGAAAAAGCAGTTCGCGATGTTCGCCGCCGCGGAGAACCACCATGGCGCCGGCCGGCATGCCGTATGGCTTCCCGCGCCGCCGGGCGCCAAAGAGATGCTCATCGCGTCGCGCCCCGAAGCGTTTTTTAACCCGCCGTACGTCGGCGTGAAAGGCTGGGTCGGGATCTATCTGGACGAAGTGGACGACACCGAACTCGGTCTCCACATCCGCAATGCCTATCTTCTGGTCGCGCCGGACAAGCTGGCCGCCAAACTGACCGAAGACGACACATGAAGGTAGCCCTGGTAACCGGCGCCAGCGCCGGCATCGGCCGGCATACGGCGATCGGACTCGCGGAAGACGGCTTCGCCGTGGTGCTTGCCGGTCGGCGCAAGGAAGCGCTGGAAGAGACCGCAGAGCGGATCGACGCTTCCGATCGAACGCTCGTCGTGCCCTGCGACGTGTCGGATCCCGTTTCCGTCTCCCACCTGTTCGCCCGAATCGGGGAGGTCTTCCACCGGCTCGATCTGCTGTTCAACAATGCCGGCGTCAACGCGCCCGGCGTCCTGCTCGAGGAGCTGGACGTGGCCGACTGGCGCCGCGTGCTCGACATCAACCTGACGGGCGCTTTCCTCTGCACGCAGGAGGCGTTCCGGATGATGAAGGCGCAGACACCCGGCGGCGGCCGCATCATCAACAACGGCTCGATCTCGGCCCATACGCCCCGGCCGAATTCCGCCGCCTACACGGCATCGAAGCACGCCATCACCGGCCTCACGAAATCGACGGCGCTCGACGGCCGTAAATACGGGATCGCGTGCGGGCAGATCGACATCGGCAATGCCGACACGGCGATGGCCGGCAAGATGAAGGCCGGCGTCCCGCAAGCCGACGGCTCCATCGCCATCGAACCCACCATGCCTGTGAAGCATGTGGTGGATGCCGTGCGCTACATGGCCGGCCTGCCGCTCGACGCCAACGTACTGACGCTCACCGTCATGGCCACCGGCATGCCGTTCGTCGGCCGCGGTTGAAGCGCCTTTTGCTGTTTGATCTTCCCCCTACGACCGTGCACCGGCAAACTGTCCTCATCCTCGTCCTTCTCCTGAGCGGGATCGCGCCGGCGGCCGCGCAGCTGCCGTTTGTCCGGGTCGACGGCAACCGCTTCGTCGACGAGCAGGGCGAGACGGTGGTCTTTCGCGGCGTTTCTTTTTCCGATCCCGACCGGCTCGAAAAGAGTGGCCACTGGAACGAGGCCTACTTCGATGCGGCTCAGTCCTGGCGTGCCAACGTCGTCCGCTTTCCCGTGCATCCGAGCGCGTGGCGGGAACGGGGCGAGCGCGCCTATCTGGAATTGCTCGATCAGGGCGTCGCGTGGGCCGGCGAGCGGGGTATGTATGTGATCATCGACTGGCACAGCATCGGCAACCTGCGCACCGAGCTGTTTCAGCATCCGATGTATAACACGACCCGGACCGAGACCTTCCGGTTCTGGAAAACTATCGCGGCGCGGTATGCCGGCAACCCGGTGGTGGCGTTCTACGAACTGTTCAACGAGCCGACCGTTCAGGGCGGCAAGCTCGGGACGATGACGTGGGCCGACCAGAAGGCGCTGATGGAGGAACTCATCGGGATCATCTATGCCCACGACCGGACGGTTATCCCGCTCGTCGCCGGCTTCAACTGGGCGTACGAACTCGGATCGGTCGTCGAACAGCCGATCGCGTTTCCGGGTGTCGCGTACGTGTCGCATCCGTACCCGCAGAAGCGGCCGGCGCCCTGGGTTGACCAGTGGGAGGCCGACTGGGGCCATGTGGCCGACACCTATCCGATCGTGGCCACCGAACTGGGCTTCATGAGCGAGGACGGCCGCGGGGCGCATGTGCCCGTCATCGGCGACGAGACGTACGGGGAGGCGCTGATCGGCTATTTTGACCGCAAGGGGATTTCCTGGACGGCCTGGGTTTTCGATCCATCCTGGTCCCCTCAGCTCATCGAAAACTGGGATTTCGAGCCGACGCGGCAGGGGCGGTTCTTCCGCGACAAGCTGGTAGAACGGAATCCCCGATAGCGGTTACGGCCGCCGGGTGCTGGCCGCCGGCACGCCGCGCAGAAAACCGATGAGGTCGACCGGCGCCGGCTCGAAGCCGGCCTGCCGGAGCAGCAGATTGATCTTGCCGCGGTGATACTGTCCGTGGAGCGCGGCATGTAGCAGGATCTCGCGCACCGGGTTCGAGAACGTCTGCCCCTTGCTGTTCGTGTAGGCCAGCGGCGCATCCAGCCGGGTGTCGTCGATACCGGCCAGGTAAGCGTTCAGGCCGGCGTGTACCTCCCGCGCAAGATCGGGGAGCATGTCGAGCGTGGCGTCCGGCCAGACGGCGGCGCGCGGCGCCCGTCCTTCCAGTCGCGCGAGCCAGGTTTCTTCCGCGCCCAGGATGTGGGCGAACTCCCGGACGGCTTCGGCCGGACCGCCGGCCTCGAGGAGGGCCTTGAGCACCAGGTCGTCGGCCCAGAAAACGTGATTCCAGAGGGTATCGAGCATGGGTGTGGGGGTCAATACAGCCTGGCGCGCTCGGGTTCGAGCACCAGCTGTTCCGAGAGGACGAGCAGGTCGGCCTTCTGGTCGAGCGTTCGGGTCATCGGCAGCTGGGCGACGCCGATGAGGCGGCGCATGATTTCCATCCCGGCGAAGCGGACGGCGAGCAGGCGGTCGAAGCGGGGCGGGGGCGTATAGCCCATCAGGATGACGGTGCGTTCGGATTCGGAATAGCCGGCCATGACCAGGTGCGCGAGGCAGATGCCGATGTCGTATGCCGCTGGCCCGAAAAACGCGAATTCGGGGTCGATGACACGCGGACCGGCCGGCGTGCGCACCCAGCTGCCGGGGTAGAAGTCGCCATGGAGCAGCCGTTCGCCGTCGGCGAGGTACCGGTCTCCCAGCGCGCGGATGGCCTCGACGTACGCCGTGTTCTGCTTGATGCGATCGGCCTCGGCCTGCAGCCCGGGCGTGACGGCGTCGAGGTCGAGGCCATTGTCCGACGCCAGCGGCAGGGCGAACTGATGCGTATGATTCAGCGCGCGCATGGATCGATTCGCCAGATCGGGCCGGAGGGTTTCCTGGAACGCGGCGCTGTGGAGGGTCGTCAGCCACCGGAGCAGCGGCCGCAGTTCGTCGCACGGCGGGCGATCGCCGTCGTACATGCTCGTATAGTCACGCACGTCGCCCAGGTCCTCGAGCAGCGCGGTCCGGTTCGCGACGTCGAAGGCCAGGAGGCGGGGCATGCCCTTGGCCAGCCTCGGCTCGTGCTCGATCGCGCGGTAAAAGGCCACCTCGCTGAGGATGCGGTCCTCCGGCGCCGAGATGTCCGGGTACTTCTCCACCCACGGGCGGGATTGCTTGACGATCACCGAGCGCTGGCCGGTCTTGACCCGGGCCACGAAGTTCATGTTGCCCTCGCCGGCGCGCGAAACGCGCTTCGCCTGCTCACCCGGCTCCAGCCAGCCGGAGCGGTCGAGGAAAGCGGTGAGGGTGTCGGGGGTATCCAGGCTGAAATGGATCGCTTCAGGCATAATCGAACACGGTTGCACGGAATCGTCCCGCACCGTCCCTCGCGACGCGGGGGAGACCCGCCGAGGGGGTTTGGCGTAGACGCACTAACTTGATCATCCCGGTGGGGAAAAGCAATGATACGGTATCTCTGTCTTCTGATTCTGCTGCCCGCGACGGTCCTGGCGCAGTCCGCCACGGCGCCGCGTATCGAGGGGCTCCTCATCGGCGCGCTCATCGGCGACGCCGCCGGCGGGCCGGATGAGTTCCAGACGCCGGAACGCAGTGGGTGGACAGCCGGCGATGGGCCGCTGACCGACGAAGGTATCGCCGCGCTGCGGGCGCGGTTCCGGCTCAAACCCTATACCCGCCGGCCCGAGCCCGAGCCGTACGCGCACTGGCTGCCCGACGCCCCGCCCGGCACCGTCACCGACGACTCGCGCTTCAAGATCCTATTTTTCCGGAGCCTCGCGGAAACCGGCCGGCCGGACCGCCTCGCCTTTGCGCGCACCCTCCTGGCCTGGCGCGCCGACACCACCGGTCGTTATGGCGATCTTCCCCGGCAGTGGCTCGACGAGTTCGCCTACGCCGCCCGCTGGGAGCTGGGTGAACGCGACCCGGCCCTGGCGCGTCCGCCGGACCGGCAATGGGGCGGCATCCCGACCATGGCCGGGCAGATGCCGTTTCTGCCCCTGGCCGCCTTCCATCCCGGCGATCCAGAGGCCGCCTACCGCGCCGTGTGGGCAATCGATTTCATGGATACCGGATACGGGCTCGACCTGAACGCCGCCCTCGTCGCCGGCCTCGCGGAGGCCCTCGCCCCGGATGCCACCTGGGCGAGCATCGAAGCCGCCATGCGGGAGACGGATCCGTTCGGCTATGGCGACGCGCCGTGGGTGCAGCGCCGGCTCGACCGCTGGCTGGATTTCGCCCACGATGCCGTGCGCCGCGCCGACGGCAGGCCGGCCCGGCTGTTCGCCATCCTGGATGCCGAATTGCAGGCGGAGCAGTGGTGGGAGGCCTGGGTGCCGATGACGGTGGTGTTTGCCTGCGCCGAACTGGCACGCTACGATGCGCTGGCCACCCTGCAGCTCATCATGGAATTCGGGCACGACACCGATTCGTACATGGAAGTCGCCGGCGCGCTGTTCGGGGCGCTGCATGGCGCGGAGGTGTTTCCGGAAGCCATCCGCGTCACGGTCGAGGCGCGGTTGCTGGCGGACTACGGGGTGACGGTGGAGGATTGGCTGCGGCGCATATCCCGCCAGTGAGCTGCGAGCACACGATCATATGGTGAAACCCGGACTAGGGCAACAACATCAATTCCTCCCGCGCTTTTGCCTGAACGCCCACGCTTCTAAACCATTTTCTGTACGCCAGGCCGCGGCCGGCCACCAGATGCATCTGCTGAATCAGGTCGTTCGAACCGGAATACGGACAATGCACACATCCGTCGCGGGCTACCACGACCAGTGTATCGGGTGCCGAGCGTGGGAGGAGACGGGGGAGGCGATTGCCGCTGTATTCCGGGAGCAGCACACTGTCTGATACGATTGCCGTGAGGACGCGCTCCGCATGGATGGGGGACCCGCCTTGCATGCCATCGAGCGTTTCGAGGAGGCTATATGACCGGCTTCCTCGAACGCATTCACCCGCCGATTGGACAGCAAGTGTGAGGGTGCCCTCGATTAGGCTGCTGGTTTCAAAGAGGATTTCGTCATAGAGATAGGAATACGTCCAGGCGGCCCCGGTTTCGATCGGGAAATAATCGCGCTCGCCCGGTCCCGCGCCTCTCGGGCAGGGATCCTGGATGTCGATGCGGACACGTTCCTCGGTGCGCCCGCCGTGCGAATCGGAGGCGGTCACGGTTACCTCCGTGACTCCCGCGGCCAGCCCGAGGAGCCGCAAGACAGTGCCGTCCAGCTCGCCGTCGAGGAGCGCATGATCATAGTCGACAGCATACGTGACACGGTCCCCGGTGCTGGAGCGGAAGTAGACGAACAGATTGTACTCGACCGATTCGCCGGCAAAGACGGTGGTGTCCGGGATGGCATTAAGGGCAATCACCATGGGCTCGGGCGACTGCTGGTCGCAACCGATTAATGCAGCCAAACTGATACAGGCTGCGAGGAAGATGGCGATGTGTTGCTGATGCCACATGGAAGCGGAATCGGATGATAGGACGTGCGCCGGAGACAGGCTGCGGATCGTCAGCGTTTCAACATGGTCAGGGCTGTCGGACGTCCCGTGTTTTCATACGGATAAGGTACGCACCCGCCGGCTCATCGGTGCCTTCAAAAAAAATTGTCTTCAGCTCCACCAGGCTTTCCTGCGCTATTCTAGGTCGGGGTATCAGCCGGAGGTGCGCTGCAGTGGAGCCGTATGCAGCCAAAGGGACGCGGGATACGCCGAATGCGTCGGATGGAATCTACCGCATCGCGCTCGATCTGTCGTGATGCGAGGGGCGTGTCGCGGAATCTAGATTTTGCGTACGTTCGGGGAGGTTTCCATCCACCATCGAAGACACCCCGATGCGCTACCTCTTACTCCTCCTCCTTTTTGCGCCGCTTTCCGCGCTGGCCCAGGACTGGCCGGCCGAGATGCCGGCCGATCTCCGCCAGAAACTCGAACCCAAAATCACCGCCATCCGCGCCGGCCACCTGGTCGATCCCGCCACGGCGACGGTGCTCGACAACCAGATCATCGTTGTCCGCCACGATCACAAGACCGGCAACAGCGAGATCCTCGCCATCGGCCCGAACGTGACCATTCCGGACGGCGCGGAAGTGATCGATCTGTCCGACCAGTACGTGCTGCCCGGCCTCGTCGATTCCCACGACCATCTCGGCATTACCTACAAGAAAGAGCCGGAAAGCGACAACTATTATTTCACCGTGATGATGGACAGCAGTCCGATCCGGGCCATTCAGTCGGTCTCGAACGGGATGCAGAAGCTCGCCGCCGGCTTCACCGTCATGCGCGACCTCGGCAACGCCGGCGACTATGCGGATACGGCCTACCGCCAGGCCATCGAACAGGGATGGGTGCCGGGACCGACCATCATCAACTCGGGCATCATCATCGGCGCCTTCGGCGGCCAGTTCCACGAAATCCCCGAACGGGAAGACACCGTCTACCCCGAATACCTCAACGCCGACACCAACGACGAAATCGTCAAGGCCGTCCGCCGCAACATCCACTACGGCGCCAAGGTCATCAAGGTCTGCGTCGACTGCCAGCGCTACCCGTACACGGTCGACCAGCTCAAGCTGTTCGTGAGCGAGGCGGCGAACGCGGGGATGAAGGTCGCCGGGCACGTCCAGACCTACGAGGGCGCGCGGCGCGCCATCGAGGCCGGCTTCTGGTCGCTCGAACACGATAACGCGCTCACCGACGATCTGCACAAGATGATGGCCCAGAAAGGCATCTTCCGCGCCGGCACCGAGACGCCCTTTACCTGGTACCGGGGCAGCGAGCGCGCCTTCGCCGGCACCGTCGCCCGGCTGCGCAATGCCTACGAGAACGGCGTCAAAATCACGTTCTCGACCGACGCCGACTACTACGTGCCGGGCATGACCCGCGGCGAAGTCACCATCAACTTCCTCAAGACCTGGAAAGCCGCCGAAATCCCCGCGAAGGACATCCTGAAGGCGATGACGATCACCGGCTACGAGGTGTGCGAACTCACGAACCGGGGGCCCATCAAGGTGGGCAACAAGGGCGACATCATCGCCGTCGCGGCCAACCCGCTCGCCGATATCGACGCCCTGCGTGACGTCCGTTTCGTTATGAAGGACGGCCAGGTCTTCAAGCGCGACGGCGTGATGACGCCGATGGACTTCTTCCACAGCGGCCCGGAATATGGCTGGCGCGTCCGCTAGAGCGGATCGGATGAATCGTACATCGAAAATCGAAGATCGTATGTCTCAATCCCGGACGGAGCCGATGGGTTTGCTCATCGGCGGGATCTGGCACCAGCGCGAAGAGACGATCGCTGTGGTCAACTCGTTCGCCGGCGAGGAAGTGGGCAGAATTTCCCGGGGGACGCCGGCGGATAGCGATGCGGCCGTCGCCGCCGCGTCGGTGGCACTGAAGGTTCCGTTTCCGATGCACGCCCGCTACGACGTCCTGATGCGCGCCGCCGATCTGCTGGTCGAGCACCAGGCCGATTACGCCCTCGACATCGCCCGCGAGGGCAGCAAGACGATCCGCGAGGCCCGCCGCGAGCCGGTGCGCGCCGCCGGCATCCTGCGCCTCGCCGCCGAGGAAGGACGCCGGCTCCACGGCGAGACCCTCCCGTTCGATATCCGGCCGGGATCGGAGCGCCGCGTCGGCTACTACTACCGGGTCCCGGTCGGCGTCATCGCCGCGATCATGCCGTTCAACGACCCGCTCGCCGTGATGACACACAAGATCGGACCGGCGATCGCCGGCGGCAACGCAGTCGTGCTCAAGCCTGATTCCCGCGCCCCCCTCGCCGTGCTCCGGCTGGCCCGGGACCTGATGGATGCGGGGCTTCCGGCCGGCCGGCTCAATGTGGTGACGGGCGACGGCGAGGACGCCGGCCAGGCTCTCGTCACCGACCCCCGGGTACGGATGATCACCTTCACCGGCGGCGCGAAGACGGGTGAGCGGATCGCCCGTTCGGCCGGCGTCAAGAAGCTCGCCCTCGAACTGGGGGCCAACTCGCCCGTGCTCGTCCTGGCCGATGCCGACCTCGAGAAGGCCGCCGCGGCCGTCGCCGATGGCGCGTTTGCGCAGGCCGGCCAGAACTGCCTCGGCGTGCAGCGGGTGCTGGTGCATCGAACAGTGTTCGACGACTTTTCGGGCCGGCTGGCGGCGCGGGCGAGCCGCCTTCGTGTGGGCGCGTCGCTGGACGAGGGGACCGACGTCTGCCCGCTCATTACCGAGCGCCAGGCCGCTCGCGTGGCCGAATGGATCGCGGAAGCGCAGGCCGGTGGCGCTCGAACGCTGGCCGGCGGCCGACGCGACGGCGCGATGATAACGCCCACGGTGCTGGCCGACGTGCCCGCCGGATGCCGCCTCGACTGCGACGAGATCTACGGCCCCGTCGTGGCGCTCTACCCCTTCGATACCCTCGACGACGCGATCGAACAAGCCAATCGAACAGTGTTCGGGTTGCACGCCGCCGTGTTTACGGAGAACCTGCGGGACGCCTTTGCCGCGGTGGAGGGGCTGGAGGCCGGTGGCGTGATCGTCAACGATTCGACGGACTACCGGCTGGACGTGATGCCCTTCGGCGGAACGAAACAGAGCGGCGTCGGGCGCGAAGGCCTGCGCTTCGCGCTGGAGGAAATGACCGAAACGAAGGTGGTCTGCCTGAATCTTTGAGGGTTCGAGGTTTGAGGTTCAAGGCTTAAGGAAATGAAACCCCTTGAACCTTGAACTTCGAACCTCGAACCCCTTACGCCATAGCGACAGGGTGTTCGATGAGGTAGGCGGCGAGGCGTTCGCGTTCGTCTTCGAGGCGATGCAGGGCTTCGGGGGCGCCGGCGAAATCGCCCGCCTTGCCCATGTGCTCCAGCTCGAGCGCGGTCGCGCTGAGCCCCGTGCAGCCCAGGTTGGCGGCGGCGCCCTTGAGGGTATGGGCCTGGTACCGGAGGGCATCGGCGTCGCCGGCCTCGACCGCGAGGCGGATCGCCTGGATGATGTCGATCGCCTGCGTCTGAAACTCGCCCAGCAGTTCTTCCAGGAAGTCGCGGTCGCCGGCGAAGCGATCGAGCACGTCGTCGAACTGGATCGGGGCGTCGCCGGCCGCCGCTGCCGGCGTCGGGGGCGGCGCCGTCGGCTCGTCGCGCGGCGCGACGCCGGCCGTCCACCGGGCTATCCTGGCGAACAGCTCCTTTGGGATGATCGGTTTCGACGTGTAGTCGTCCATGCCGGCCTCGATGCATTTTTCCCTGTCGCCGGCCATGGCGTGCGCCGTCATGGCCACGATCGGTATCGAACGCATCGGACCTTCGAGCCGGCGGATGGCGGCCGTTGCGGCGAAACCATCCATGTCGGGCATCTGTACGTCCATCAGCACCAGATCGTAGTGGCCGGACTCCACGGCGCGCAGCGCTTCCCGCCCGTTGAAGACGGCATCCACCTGATACCCGCGCTTGCGGATGATGTGGAGGGCGACCTGCTGGTTCGTCGGGTTGTCCTCGGCGAGCAGGATGCGGGCGTGCAGCGCCTCTTCGATTTGCTGGGGCTCCGCCGCCGCGCTCTCGGCAGCGCCGGCGATCTGGAGGTCTTCCAGCAGGGTCTCGACGAGCCGTGTCATCTTGACGGGTTTCGTGAGGTGGCCCTCAAAGCCCTGTTCCAGATAGGCGCTCGACGCCGCATGCTGCTGCACGGTCGAGAGCACGACGAGGGCGGCGTTTTCGAGTGCCGGCGCCGTTCGGACCGCCTCGACGGCGTCGTTTCCGGCGGTCAGCGCATCCATGTCGATCAGGGCGTAGTCAAACCCCGGCAGGGCCGGCGCGAGCAGATCCGACGCCGCGGCCAGGTCCGGCACGGTCACCGGTTCGGCGCCCAGCAGCGTGAGCTGCTCGCGGAGCGCGGCGCGCACCGTGGCGCCGGCCTCGACGACGAGGATCCGCCGACCCTCGAATTCGGAATGGGGCACGGACGTCCATGCCGGATCGTGGTCGAAGGTGATCGTGAACCAGAAGGTCGAGCCCTTGCCCTCCTCGCTATCCACCCCGATGCGCCCGCCCATCATCTCGACGAGCTGCCGGGAGATGGCCAGACCCAGGCCCGTGCCGCCGTATTTGCGTGTCGTGGACGAGTCGACCTGGGAAAATGATTTGAACAGCCGATCCATCCGGTCCGCGGGAATCCCGATGCCCGTGTCGGTCACGCTGAAATGCACCGTCGTCCGGGACGCGTCCTGCCGTTCGACCCGGGCGCGGAGCGTGACCTCGCCTTCCTGCGTGAATTTGATGGCGTTGTTCGCGAGGTTGACGAGGATTTGCCGGAGCCGGCCCGGATCGCCCATCACCCCGGCGGGCAGGTGTCGATCGACGACGCAGGCCAGCCGGAGCGCCTTTTTGCTCGCGTTCATCGCCAGCATGTCGGTCGCCGCCTCGATCGTGTCGCGGAGATCGAACGGGATGGTCTCCAGCTCGAGCTTGCCGGCCTCGACCTTCGAGTAGTCCAGGATATCGTTGATCACCGTGAGCAACGCGTCGGCGCTGGCGCGGATCGTGTCGGCGAACTGGCGTTGCTCGATCGTCAGGTCCGTATCCATCAGGATGCTCGTCATCCCGATCACGCCGTTCATCGGCGTCCGGATTTCGTGGCTCATGTTGGCGAGAAACTCGCTCTTCGCCTTCGACGCCAGCTCGGCCTCCAGTTTGGCATGGATCAGCGCCTTCTCGGTCTCCTTGCGGATGCCGACCTCCTCCGCGAGGGCGTTGCGAGAGACCGT
Encoded here:
- a CDS encoding MmcQ/YjbR family DNA-binding protein, which translates into the protein MEEPVDRLRALCMALPEAWEKIAWSEPTFRVKKKQFAMFAAAENHHGAGRHAVWLPAPPGAKEMLIASRPEAFFNPPYVGVKGWVGIYLDEVDDTELGLHIRNAYLLVAPDKLAAKLTEDDT
- a CDS encoding SDR family oxidoreductase → MKVALVTGASAGIGRHTAIGLAEDGFAVVLAGRRKEALEETAERIDASDRTLVVPCDVSDPVSVSHLFARIGEVFHRLDLLFNNAGVNAPGVLLEELDVADWRRVLDINLTGAFLCTQEAFRMMKAQTPGGGRIINNGSISAHTPRPNSAAYTASKHAITGLTKSTALDGRKYGIACGQIDIGNADTAMAGKMKAGVPQADGSIAIEPTMPVKHVVDAVRYMAGLPLDANVLTLTVMATGMPFVGRG
- a CDS encoding cellulase family glycosylhydrolase produces the protein MHRQTVLILVLLLSGIAPAAAQLPFVRVDGNRFVDEQGETVVFRGVSFSDPDRLEKSGHWNEAYFDAAQSWRANVVRFPVHPSAWRERGERAYLELLDQGVAWAGERGMYVIIDWHSIGNLRTELFQHPMYNTTRTETFRFWKTIAARYAGNPVVAFYELFNEPTVQGGKLGTMTWADQKALMEELIGIIYAHDRTVIPLVAGFNWAYELGSVVEQPIAFPGVAYVSHPYPQKRPAPWVDQWEADWGHVADTYPIVATELGFMSEDGRGAHVPVIGDETYGEALIGYFDRKGISWTAWVFDPSWSPQLIENWDFEPTRQGRFFRDKLVERNPR
- a CDS encoding DinB family protein; protein product: MLDTLWNHVFWADDLVLKALLEAGGPAEAVREFAHILGAEETWLARLEGRAPRAAVWPDATLDMLPDLAREVHAGLNAYLAGIDDTRLDAPLAYTNSKGQTFSNPVREILLHAALHGQYHRGKINLLLRQAGFEPAPVDLIGFLRGVPAASTRRP
- a CDS encoding phosphotransferase — encoded protein: MPEAIHFSLDTPDTLTAFLDRSGWLEPGEQAKRVSRAGEGNMNFVARVKTGQRSVIVKQSRPWVEKYPDISAPEDRILSEVAFYRAIEHEPRLAKGMPRLLAFDVANRTALLEDLGDVRDYTSMYDGDRPPCDELRPLLRWLTTLHSAAFQETLRPDLANRSMRALNHTHQFALPLASDNGLDLDAVTPGLQAEADRIKQNTAYVEAIRALGDRYLADGERLLHGDFYPGSWVRTPAGPRVIDPEFAFFGPAAYDIGICLAHLVMAGYSESERTVILMGYTPPPRFDRLLAVRFAGMEIMRRLIGVAQLPMTRTLDQKADLLVLSEQLVLEPERARLY
- a CDS encoding ADP-ribosylglycohydrolase family protein, whose protein sequence is MIRYLCLLILLPATVLAQSATAPRIEGLLIGALIGDAAGGPDEFQTPERSGWTAGDGPLTDEGIAALRARFRLKPYTRRPEPEPYAHWLPDAPPGTVTDDSRFKILFFRSLAETGRPDRLAFARTLLAWRADTTGRYGDLPRQWLDEFAYAARWELGERDPALARPPDRQWGGIPTMAGQMPFLPLAAFHPGDPEAAYRAVWAIDFMDTGYGLDLNAALVAGLAEALAPDATWASIEAAMRETDPFGYGDAPWVQRRLDRWLDFAHDAVRRADGRPARLFAILDAELQAEQWWEAWVPMTVVFACAELARYDALATLQLIMEFGHDTDSYMEVAGALFGALHGAEVFPEAIRVTVEARLLADYGVTVEDWLRRISRQ
- a CDS encoding amidohydrolase family protein, whose product is MRYLLLLLLFAPLSALAQDWPAEMPADLRQKLEPKITAIRAGHLVDPATATVLDNQIIVVRHDHKTGNSEILAIGPNVTIPDGAEVIDLSDQYVLPGLVDSHDHLGITYKKEPESDNYYFTVMMDSSPIRAIQSVSNGMQKLAAGFTVMRDLGNAGDYADTAYRQAIEQGWVPGPTIINSGIIIGAFGGQFHEIPEREDTVYPEYLNADTNDEIVKAVRRNIHYGAKVIKVCVDCQRYPYTVDQLKLFVSEAANAGMKVAGHVQTYEGARRAIEAGFWSLEHDNALTDDLHKMMAQKGIFRAGTETPFTWYRGSERAFAGTVARLRNAYENGVKITFSTDADYYVPGMTRGEVTINFLKTWKAAEIPAKDILKAMTITGYEVCELTNRGPIKVGNKGDIIAVAANPLADIDALRDVRFVMKDGQVFKRDGVMTPMDFFHSGPEYGWRVR
- a CDS encoding aldehyde dehydrogenase family protein; translated protein: MSQSRTEPMGLLIGGIWHQREETIAVVNSFAGEEVGRISRGTPADSDAAVAAASVALKVPFPMHARYDVLMRAADLLVEHQADYALDIAREGSKTIREARREPVRAAGILRLAAEEGRRLHGETLPFDIRPGSERRVGYYYRVPVGVIAAIMPFNDPLAVMTHKIGPAIAGGNAVVLKPDSRAPLAVLRLARDLMDAGLPAGRLNVVTGDGEDAGQALVTDPRVRMITFTGGAKTGERIARSAGVKKLALELGANSPVLVLADADLEKAAAAVADGAFAQAGQNCLGVQRVLVHRTVFDDFSGRLAARASRLRVGASLDEGTDVCPLITERQAARVAEWIAEAQAGGARTLAGGRRDGAMITPTVLADVPAGCRLDCDEIYGPVVALYPFDTLDDAIEQANRTVFGLHAAVFTENLRDAFAAVEGLEAGGVIVNDSTDYRLDVMPFGGTKQSGVGREGLRFALEEMTETKVVCLNL